Proteins encoded by one window of Thiovulum sp. ES:
- a CDS encoding putative PLP-dependent enzyme possibly involved in cell wall biogenesis (PFAM: DegT/DnrJ/EryC1/StrS aminotransferase family), producing the protein MKRLFLSPPHMSGEEQKLIEKVFESNYIAPLGEYVIKFEDEIKKYTKSKNALAVNSGTSAIHLALRVAGVGKDDFVLASTFTFIGSVAPILYLNAKPIFIDSDESWNLSPELLRKFLETWNGKKPKALILTHLYGQMAKIDEIAEICRENEIILIEDSAESLGASFKNQQSGTFGNYGIYSFNGNKILTTSGAGMLIGKDFDKIEKAKFLSTQAREPEIHYEHVEFGYNYRLSNVLSAIGVAQMGVLNKRVEKKREIFEWYKNELGDEVEFMPEIIGGRGNRWLTTFIFKKDTDLNKVMERFNSENIETRPLWKPMHMQPLFENSEKLVDGTSEKLFERGLCLPSGTIMEKEDVKRVAKILKEFL; encoded by the coding sequence ATGAAGAGACTTTTTCTTTCGCCTCCACACATGAGCGGAGAAGAACAAAAACTTATCGAAAAAGTGTTTGAAAGTAACTATATTGCACCACTTGGAGAATATGTTATAAAATTTGAAGATGAGATTAAAAAATATACAAAATCAAAAAATGCACTTGCCGTAAATAGCGGAACTTCTGCAATTCACTTAGCTTTGCGAGTTGCGGGAGTTGGAAAAGATGATTTTGTTCTTGCTTCAACTTTCACTTTTATCGGTTCTGTTGCTCCAATTTTGTATCTGAATGCGAAACCAATTTTTATAGATTCTGATGAGTCTTGGAATTTATCTCCAGAACTTTTAAGAAAATTTTTAGAAACTTGGAACGGAAAAAAACCAAAAGCACTTATTCTTACTCACCTCTACGGACAAATGGCAAAAATTGATGAAATAGCAGAAATTTGTCGAGAAAATGAAATTATTTTAATTGAAGATTCTGCGGAATCGCTTGGTGCAAGTTTCAAAAATCAGCAAAGTGGAACTTTTGGTAACTATGGAATTTACTCGTTTAATGGAAATAAGATTTTGACAACATCGGGTGCGGGAATGTTGATTGGAAAAGATTTTGACAAAATTGAAAAAGCTAAATTTCTTTCGACTCAAGCCCGAGAACCAGAAATCCACTATGAACATGTTGAGTTTGGATACAACTATCGATTAAGTAATGTTTTGTCAGCAATTGGTGTTGCACAAATGGGTGTTTTAAATAAACGAGTAGAAAAGAAAAGAGAAATTTTTGAGTGGTATAAAAATGAGTTGGGCGATGAGGTCGAATTTATGCCTGAAATTATTGGCGGTCGTGGAAATCGATGGCTCACAACTTTCATTTTTAAAAAAGATACAGATTTAAACAAGGTGATGGAAAGATTCAATAGCGAAAATATTGAAACAAGACCACTTTGGAAACCGATGCACATGCAACCACTTTTTGAAAATTCGGAAAAATTAGTTGATGGAACAAGCGA